Proteins from a genomic interval of Medicago truncatula cultivar Jemalong A17 chromosome 3, MtrunA17r5.0-ANR, whole genome shotgun sequence:
- the LOC11415411 gene encoding cycloartenol-C-24-methyltransferase isoform X2, with product MVNKYYDLATSFYEFGWGESFHFATRWVGESLRESIKRHEHFLALQLGLTPGQKVLDVGCGIGGPLREISRFSSTSVTGLNNNEYQITRGKALNRKTGVDKTCNFVKADFMKMPFEDNSFDAVYAIEATCHAPDAYGCYKEIYRVLKPGQCFAAYEWCMTDSFDPNNQEHQKIKAEIEIGDGLPDIRLTTKCLEALKQAGFEVIWEKDLASDSPLPWYLPLDKSHFSLSSFRLTAVGRLFTRNMVKALEFVGLAPKGSQRVQDFLEKAAEGLVEGGKREIFTPMYFFLARKPASESN from the exons ATG GTTAATAAATACTATGATCTTGCGACAAGCTTTTATGAATTTGGCTGGGGGGAATCTTTCCATTTCGCAACAAG ATGGGTAGGGGAATCTCTTAGAGAGAGCATCAAGCGACATGAACACTTCCTTGCTTTACAACTTGGTCTTACGCCCGGACAGAAG gTTTTGGATGTTGGTTGTGGTATTGGAGGACCATTAAGAGAAATTTCACGATTCAG CTCGACATCTGTTACAGGATTGAATAATAATGAGTACCAGATCACCAGGGGAAAG GCACTCAATCGCAAAACTGGAGTGGACAAGACTTGCAACTTCGTCAAG GCTGATTTCATGAAGATGCCATTCGAAGACAATAGTTTTGATGCAGTGTATGCTATTGAAGCCACCTGCCATGCACCAGATGCT TATGGATGCTACAAAGAGATTTATAGAGTGTTAAAGCCTGGCCAATGTTTTGCTGCTTATGAATGGTGCATGACTGATTCTTTTGATCCCAATAACCAAGAACACCAAAAAATCAAG gcagaaattgagattGGTGATGGGCTTCCTGACATTAGATTGACCACAAAGTGTCTTGAAGCTCTTAAGCAAGCAGGTTTTGAG GTCATATGGGAGAAAGATCTAGCTTCGGACTCTCCTCTTCCTTGGTACTTGCCTTTAGACAAGAGTCACTTCTCACTTAGCAGCTTTCGTCTAACGGCTGTTGGACGCCTTTTCACTAGAAATATG GTGAAGGCTCTGGAGTTTGTTGGACTTGCTCCGAAGGGGAGTCAAAGGGTTCAAGATTTCCTTGAGAAGGCTGCAGAGGGTCTAGTTGAAGGTGGAAA GAGAGAGATCTTCACACCAATGTACTTCTTTTTGGCGCGGAAGCCTGCTTCAGAAAGCAACTGA
- the LOC11415411 gene encoding cycloartenol-C-24-methyltransferase isoform X1, with amino-acid sequence MDLASNLGGKIEKAQVLSAVDKYEKYHASYGGQEDERKANYSDMVNKYYDLATSFYEFGWGESFHFATRWVGESLRESIKRHEHFLALQLGLTPGQKVLDVGCGIGGPLREISRFSSTSVTGLNNNEYQITRGKALNRKTGVDKTCNFVKADFMKMPFEDNSFDAVYAIEATCHAPDAYGCYKEIYRVLKPGQCFAAYEWCMTDSFDPNNQEHQKIKAEIEIGDGLPDIRLTTKCLEALKQAGFEVIWEKDLASDSPLPWYLPLDKSHFSLSSFRLTAVGRLFTRNMVKALEFVGLAPKGSQRVQDFLEKAAEGLVEGGKREIFTPMYFFLARKPASESN; translated from the exons ATGGATTTGGCTTCGAATCTCGGTGGAAAGATTGAAAAAGCTCAAGTTCTCTCCGCCGTCGACAA GTATGAGAAGTATCATGCATCCTATGGAGGTCAAGAGGATGAAAGGAAAGCTAATTATAGTGATATG GTTAATAAATACTATGATCTTGCGACAAGCTTTTATGAATTTGGCTGGGGGGAATCTTTCCATTTCGCAACAAG ATGGGTAGGGGAATCTCTTAGAGAGAGCATCAAGCGACATGAACACTTCCTTGCTTTACAACTTGGTCTTACGCCCGGACAGAAG gTTTTGGATGTTGGTTGTGGTATTGGAGGACCATTAAGAGAAATTTCACGATTCAG CTCGACATCTGTTACAGGATTGAATAATAATGAGTACCAGATCACCAGGGGAAAG GCACTCAATCGCAAAACTGGAGTGGACAAGACTTGCAACTTCGTCAAG GCTGATTTCATGAAGATGCCATTCGAAGACAATAGTTTTGATGCAGTGTATGCTATTGAAGCCACCTGCCATGCACCAGATGCT TATGGATGCTACAAAGAGATTTATAGAGTGTTAAAGCCTGGCCAATGTTTTGCTGCTTATGAATGGTGCATGACTGATTCTTTTGATCCCAATAACCAAGAACACCAAAAAATCAAG gcagaaattgagattGGTGATGGGCTTCCTGACATTAGATTGACCACAAAGTGTCTTGAAGCTCTTAAGCAAGCAGGTTTTGAG GTCATATGGGAGAAAGATCTAGCTTCGGACTCTCCTCTTCCTTGGTACTTGCCTTTAGACAAGAGTCACTTCTCACTTAGCAGCTTTCGTCTAACGGCTGTTGGACGCCTTTTCACTAGAAATATG GTGAAGGCTCTGGAGTTTGTTGGACTTGCTCCGAAGGGGAGTCAAAGGGTTCAAGATTTCCTTGAGAAGGCTGCAGAGGGTCTAGTTGAAGGTGGAAA GAGAGAGATCTTCACACCAATGTACTTCTTTTTGGCGCGGAAGCCTGCTTCAGAAAGCAACTGA